In Arthrobacter citreus, a single genomic region encodes these proteins:
- a CDS encoding BMP family ABC transporter substrate-binding protein: protein MKMKKAGLVLSMALAAGTILGACGKGGDTKDAKGAFKVGMVTDSGTIDDKSFNQGTWEGIQAGAKELGFNLKNDTKYLKPAGETEADYLKEIGNLNDAGFKFIVTPGFKFETAIYKAQDKYKNDKFVIIDGTPHSAKDMTPDVKKNSVSIFFAEQEAGYLAGIATAVQLKTGDVGFIGGMEIPAVQKYNWGFQQGVKYANEKLGTSISLKANNVVYSGSFTDKAAGQQIAAQMYDRGVKAIFSAAGGVGQGAITEAKNRVASGKEVWVVGVDVDQYADGIYKDNKSVILTSAMKGVAKAASDMVKAEKDKKFPGGQTLTYDAKNDGIGLPKENPNLSSDTLTTVNDVFNKIKSGEIVVASERGSLIK from the coding sequence ATGAAGATGAAAAAAGCTGGTCTTGTTCTTTCAATGGCCTTAGCAGCAGGTACAATTTTAGGTGCTTGTGGAAAAGGTGGAGATACAAAAGACGCAAAAGGCGCATTTAAAGTAGGTATGGTAACTGACTCGGGTACAATTGATGATAAATCATTTAACCAAGGTACTTGGGAAGGAATCCAAGCAGGAGCTAAAGAATTAGGTTTCAATCTTAAGAATGATACTAAATACTTGAAACCTGCTGGAGAAACTGAAGCGGATTACTTAAAAGAAATCGGTAACCTAAATGACGCGGGCTTTAAATTTATCGTTACTCCAGGTTTTAAATTCGAAACAGCAATTTATAAAGCGCAAGATAAATATAAAAATGACAAATTTGTAATTATCGATGGTACTCCACACTCAGCTAAAGATATGACACCGGATGTTAAAAAGAACTCGGTTTCAATTTTCTTCGCAGAGCAAGAAGCTGGTTACCTAGCTGGTATTGCAACAGCAGTTCAATTAAAAACTGGTGATGTTGGATTTATCGGTGGTATGGAAATTCCTGCAGTTCAAAAATATAACTGGGGATTCCAACAAGGTGTTAAATATGCAAATGAAAAACTTGGAACAAGCATTTCTTTAAAAGCTAATAACGTAGTATATTCTGGAAGCTTTACAGACAAAGCAGCAGGTCAACAAATTGCAGCTCAAATGTATGACCGTGGCGTTAAAGCGATCTTCTCTGCAGCAGGTGGAGTAGGACAAGGTGCTATTACTGAAGCTAAAAACAGAGTTGCTAGTGGTAAAGAAGTATGGGTTGTTGGTGTTGACGTAGATCAATACGCTGATGGTATTTATAAAGATAACAAATCAGTAATCTTAACTTCAGCTATGAAAGGTGTAGCTAAAGCAGCTTCTGATATGGTAAAAGCTGAAAAAGATAAAAAATTCCCTGGTGGACAAACTTTAACTTATGATGCAAAAAATGACGGTATTGGTTTACCAAAAGAAAATCCAAACTTAAGCTCTGATACATTAACAACAGTTAACGATGTATTTAACAAAATTAAGTCTGGTGAAATCGTAGTTGCAAGTGAAAGAGGAAGTTTAATTAAGTAA
- a CDS encoding ribonuclease J, with amino-acid sequence MKEQVKVFALGGVGEVGKNMYIVEVGDLIYVLDAGLKFPEQEMYGIDHVIPDVSYLEKNAHKIVGVFITHGHEDHIGAIPYIMNKLPQVKFYTNKLAYLFIREKLSEKGIKNLEQFELYDENSLFTFENSSISFFRVTHSIPDSFGFCVNTSQGAVVYTGDFKFDQSKSPFAGADLGKLAIIGDKGVLCLLSDSTNAERQGFSGSEKKVAEEIKKEIMYAKGRVLVACFSSNIYRIQQVMNACVAAERKLAVVGSSMMKSIEIAKELDYLTIPEDLMISVVDTDNFKERDIVILTTGTQGEPMAALSKIAKGTHKQVSIRKGDTVIMASTPIPGNEMLVATSVNLLFRAGANVIYGYKKVHVSGHGYEEELKLMLELMKPTYFIPVHGEFRMQKAHSHIAEEVGIAKGNIFIVEKGDIVSFHNGQATRTERVEAGNVLIDGIGVGDVGNIVLRDRKLLSQDGILIVVVTFNKQKRVIISGPEIITRGFVYVRESEKLITRSTEIVKGITEKMLQNDQIEWTLLKNSIRDGLSAYLYEETKRRPMILPILMEV; translated from the coding sequence ATGAAAGAACAAGTAAAAGTTTTTGCCCTTGGTGGGGTAGGTGAAGTCGGAAAGAACATGTATATAGTCGAAGTAGGAGATTTGATATACGTGCTAGATGCGGGTTTGAAATTTCCTGAGCAAGAAATGTACGGAATAGATCATGTTATACCTGATGTCAGTTATTTAGAGAAGAACGCTCATAAAATTGTTGGAGTTTTTATAACACATGGACATGAGGATCATATTGGTGCAATTCCATATATTATGAATAAGCTTCCTCAAGTAAAGTTTTATACAAATAAATTAGCTTATTTATTTATTAGAGAAAAATTAAGTGAAAAAGGAATAAAGAACCTTGAACAATTTGAACTATATGATGAAAATAGCTTATTTACATTTGAAAATAGTTCTATTAGCTTTTTTAGAGTTACTCATAGTATTCCAGATTCATTTGGTTTTTGTGTAAATACATCTCAAGGAGCGGTAGTTTATACCGGGGACTTCAAATTTGATCAATCGAAAAGTCCTTTTGCTGGTGCTGATTTAGGTAAACTTGCAATTATCGGGGATAAAGGAGTTCTATGTTTACTTTCAGATAGTACAAACGCAGAAAGACAAGGATTCTCAGGTTCAGAGAAGAAAGTAGCCGAAGAGATTAAAAAAGAAATAATGTATGCGAAGGGAAGAGTATTAGTAGCTTGTTTTTCTTCAAATATTTATCGTATTCAACAGGTTATGAATGCATGTGTTGCAGCCGAGCGAAAATTAGCAGTTGTCGGAAGTAGTATGATGAAGTCAATTGAAATAGCGAAGGAATTAGACTATTTAACAATTCCAGAGGATTTAATGATTTCTGTAGTGGATACTGATAATTTTAAAGAAAGAGATATTGTAATCTTAACAACTGGAACTCAAGGCGAGCCAATGGCAGCACTTTCTAAAATCGCAAAAGGTACACATAAACAAGTTTCAATACGAAAAGGTGATACTGTAATAATGGCATCAACGCCTATTCCAGGTAATGAAATGTTAGTAGCGACTTCTGTTAATCTATTATTTAGGGCTGGAGCGAATGTAATTTATGGTTATAAAAAAGTTCACGTATCTGGCCATGGTTATGAAGAAGAATTGAAATTGATGCTAGAGTTGATGAAACCTACTTATTTCATACCAGTTCACGGTGAATTTAGAATGCAAAAAGCACATTCACATATTGCAGAAGAAGTAGGGATCGCAAAAGGAAATATATTTATTGTTGAAAAAGGTGACATTGTCTCGTTTCACAATGGCCAAGCTACTCGAACTGAAAGAGTTGAAGCAGGGAACGTTCTAATAGATGGAATTGGTGTCGGTGACGTTGGAAATATTGTATTGCGTGATCGTAAACTACTTTCCCAAGATGGCATACTGATTGTAGTTGTCACATTTAATAAACAAAAAAGAGTAATTATCTCTGGTCCAGAAATTATTACTCGCGGATTTGTTTATGTTCGTGAGTCAGAAAAATTAATAACGAGATCAACTGAAATTGTAAAAGGCATTACTGAAAAAATGTTGCAAAACGATCAAATTGAATGGACATTATTGAAAAATTCAATTAGGGATGGATTAAGTGCTTATTTATATGAAGAAACAAAAAGAAGACCGATGATTCTTCCAATCTTAATGGAAGTATAA
- a CDS encoding DNA translocase FtsK, whose protein sequence is MAKQKQQKSKARKSSNGHAKGHGSIWYEISGLIFLALSIVTILKLGIVGKVFVLFLRFFFGEWYMLSFLFIIGLSAYSIIYRKRPPFVSSITIGGLLIFFSILMFSHVTLFDLLAKNNQFKDQSVIKSTLDLFLIEAKGKISTVDLGGGMIGALLFAVLYFLFDRTGAILFGIIAVVAGILFITGKPLGGYLYQYMMPKVRNIISDSWKDFANFWKRGREQKTTTSRRAEAKQKRKSRKDSYEETEEEVPNNSIPNYHIDHAYENEAVEPKKEIQIEYSPTYQPPKEPKFTVASDSNQIQAQFADEDDQSIDLPVAEVGMDDKVDYVLPSLDLLAYPKGVKKRENESKLKENADKLERTFQSFGVKAAVTKVHHGPAVTKYEVYPEAGVKVSRIVNLSDDLALALAAKDIRIEAPIPGKSAVGIEVPNTSITTVLLREVLEAKNPKLQNPLAVSLGKDIAGDAVFAELNKMPHLLVAGATGSGKSVCINGIIVSILMNAKPSEVKLMLIDPKMVELNVYNGIPHLLTPVVTNPKKASQALRKVVSEMERRYELFSHSGTRNIEGYNELTKQNNAMTDSKQPLLPFIVVIVDELADLMMVASSDVEDSITRLAQMARAAGIHLIIATQRPSVDVITGVIKANIPSRIAFSVSSQTDSRTILDTGGAEKLLGRGDMLYQPIGASKPTRVQGAFLSDDEVERVVEFSISQQKAQYQEEMMVKEEKDGKTEVNDDLYNEAVELVSNMQSASVSLLQRRFRIGYTRAARLIDSMEENGIVGPYEGSKPREVLISKPVEDEQALS, encoded by the coding sequence ATGGCAAAGCAGAAGCAGCAAAAGTCAAAAGCTCGAAAGTCATCAAATGGACATGCAAAGGGACATGGCTCAATATGGTATGAAATAAGTGGATTAATATTTTTAGCACTTTCGATTGTCACAATCTTAAAGCTTGGAATAGTTGGTAAAGTCTTTGTATTATTCTTGAGATTTTTCTTTGGCGAATGGTATATGCTTAGCTTCTTATTTATTATCGGTTTATCTGCATATAGTATTATTTACCGGAAAAGACCTCCATTTGTTTCGAGTATAACGATTGGCGGATTGTTAATCTTCTTTAGTATATTGATGTTTAGTCATGTTACTCTATTTGATTTATTAGCAAAAAATAATCAATTTAAAGATCAATCTGTCATAAAGAGTACACTAGATTTATTCCTTATCGAAGCTAAAGGTAAAATTAGTACGGTAGATCTCGGTGGAGGGATGATTGGAGCGCTACTTTTTGCAGTATTATATTTCTTATTCGATCGAACTGGTGCGATTCTCTTTGGAATAATTGCTGTTGTTGCTGGGATATTGTTTATTACTGGAAAACCACTTGGCGGTTATTTATATCAATATATGATGCCAAAAGTAAGAAATATTATTTCAGATAGTTGGAAGGATTTTGCAAATTTCTGGAAGCGAGGAAGGGAACAAAAAACAACAACAAGTAGACGGGCTGAAGCAAAGCAAAAAAGAAAATCGAGAAAAGATTCATATGAAGAAACTGAGGAAGAGGTTCCAAACAATAGTATTCCGAATTATCATATTGATCATGCATATGAAAATGAGGCTGTTGAACCGAAAAAAGAAATTCAAATTGAATATTCTCCTACATATCAGCCTCCTAAAGAGCCAAAATTTACCGTAGCAAGTGATTCAAATCAGATTCAAGCACAGTTTGCTGATGAAGATGATCAATCAATAGACTTGCCAGTCGCCGAAGTTGGGATGGATGATAAAGTAGATTATGTATTACCTTCATTGGATTTATTGGCATACCCAAAAGGCGTTAAAAAACGAGAAAATGAATCAAAATTAAAGGAAAATGCGGACAAGCTTGAAAGAACATTTCAAAGCTTTGGCGTAAAAGCAGCTGTAACAAAAGTACATCATGGACCAGCTGTTACGAAATATGAAGTTTACCCTGAAGCAGGTGTAAAAGTTAGTCGAATTGTCAATTTAAGTGATGATTTAGCACTTGCGCTTGCTGCTAAAGATATCCGAATTGAAGCTCCAATTCCTGGTAAATCAGCGGTTGGAATTGAAGTGCCTAACACAAGTATAACGACGGTTTTATTAAGAGAAGTTCTCGAAGCGAAAAATCCTAAATTACAAAATCCATTAGCAGTATCGCTAGGTAAAGATATTGCCGGTGATGCTGTGTTTGCAGAGCTTAATAAAATGCCGCACTTATTAGTAGCTGGAGCAACAGGTAGTGGGAAAAGTGTATGTATAAATGGAATCATAGTTAGTATCCTAATGAATGCGAAACCTTCTGAAGTAAAACTTATGTTAATCGACCCGAAAATGGTTGAATTAAATGTTTATAATGGGATTCCGCATTTATTAACTCCAGTTGTAACGAATCCTAAAAAAGCATCACAAGCACTTCGAAAAGTTGTTAGTGAAATGGAAAGAAGATACGAGCTTTTTTCACACTCAGGAACTCGAAATATTGAAGGTTACAATGAATTAACGAAACAAAATAACGCAATGACGGATTCGAAGCAACCTTTATTACCATTTATCGTTGTTATTGTAGATGAGTTAGCAGATTTAATGATGGTAGCTTCAAGTGATGTAGAAGATTCCATTACAAGATTAGCGCAAATGGCTCGTGCTGCAGGTATTCATTTAATTATTGCTACACAAAGACCGTCGGTTGATGTCATCACTGGGGTCATTAAAGCGAATATACCATCACGAATTGCTTTTAGTGTATCTTCTCAAACAGATTCTCGTACGATCCTTGATACTGGTGGAGCAGAAAAACTTTTAGGTAGAGGAGATATGTTATACCAACCTATAGGTGCATCTAAACCAACTCGAGTTCAAGGAGCATTTTTATCAGATGATGAAGTTGAAAGAGTTGTTGAGTTTTCGATCTCTCAACAAAAGGCTCAATACCAAGAAGAGATGATGGTGAAAGAGGAAAAAGATGGTAAAACTGAAGTGAATGATGATCTTTATAATGAAGCTGTTGAGTTAGTTTCAAACATGCAATCAGCCTCGGTTTCACTACTACAAAGAAGGTTTAGAATAGGTTATACTAGAGCAGCTAGATTGATTGATTCTATGGAAGAAAATGGAATTGTTGGTCCGTATGAAGGCAGTAAACCACGAGAAGTATTAATTAGTAAACCTGTAGAAGATGAGCAGGCCTTATCTTAA
- a CDS encoding translocation-enhancing protein TepA encodes MIGGTVVTYSNNETPIPNEEAPPKPNDQKDMSIVEKIQQLGQTNVPTSNDSKIHCLTIIGQIEGHVALPPQNKTTKYEHLIPQLVAIEQNPKIEGLLIILNTVGGDVEAGLAISEMIASLTKPTVSIVLGGGHSIGVPIAVSTDFSYIAETATMTIHPIRLTGLVIGVPQTFEYLDKMQERVTRFVTKHSNITEERFKELMFTKGNLTRDIGSNVVGGDAVKYGLIDDVGGIGQALGKLQELIDERKEKSTKEENEF; translated from the coding sequence ATGATAGGGGGAACCGTTGTGACATATTCAAATAATGAAACGCCAATACCAAATGAAGAAGCACCTCCAAAGCCAAATGATCAAAAGGACATGAGTATCGTTGAAAAAATTCAACAGTTAGGACAAACAAATGTTCCAACTAGTAATGATTCAAAAATACATTGTTTAACGATCATTGGGCAAATTGAAGGGCATGTTGCATTACCACCTCAGAATAAGACGACTAAATATGAGCATTTGATACCTCAATTAGTAGCGATTGAGCAAAATCCTAAAATTGAAGGATTATTAATCATATTAAATACGGTTGGTGGAGATGTTGAAGCAGGACTTGCAATTTCAGAAATGATTGCATCCTTAACAAAACCTACTGTTTCAATCGTTTTAGGTGGAGGACATAGTATTGGAGTACCAATTGCAGTAAGTACTGATTTTTCATATATTGCTGAGACAGCTACAATGACGATTCATCCAATTCGTTTAACAGGTCTCGTAATTGGTGTACCACAAACGTTTGAATATCTTGATAAAATGCAGGAAAGAGTAACTCGATTTGTTACGAAGCATTCAAATATTACTGAAGAGCGGTTCAAGGAACTAATGTTCACAAAAGGTAATTTAACTAGAGATATCGGCTCAAATGTAGTCGGTGGAGATGCAGTAAAATATGGATTAATTGACGATGTTGGTGGAATTGGGCAAGCACTAGGTAAATTGCAGGAATTAATTGATGAAAGAAAAGAAAAATCAACTAAAGAGGAGAATGAATTTTGA
- a CDS encoding ABC transporter ATP-binding protein, whose product MEYVVEMLNITKEFPGIIANDNITLRLKKGEVHALLGENGAGKSTLMSVLFGMYTPEKGIIKVKGKEVKIANPNVANELGIGMVHQHFKLVSNFTVTENIILGLEPKKGLVVDIKTAAKRIEELSKTYGLNVDPYAKIEDISVGMQQRVEILKTLYRNAEVLILDEPTAVLTPQEIQDLMKIIKNLINEGKSIIIITHKLKEIKAVADQCTVIRHGKYIGTVDVKQTSESEMASMMVGRQVSFKVEKEDSKPGEVVLDVNNLSVKNNKKVLGLKNASLQVRAGEIVGIAGVEGNGQSELVEAITGLRPIEEGSILLKGKDITKDSIRQRIHSGIAHIPEDRQKRGLVLEYTIEENVVLEIYNQEPFSKYGVLDKAAIAKHAKKIIEEFDVRSGEGAKTVVESMSGGNQQKAIIGREIELKPELLIACQPTRGLDVGSIEYIHKRLIEQRDSGKAVLLISLELEEVLNLSDRIAIVNAGEIIDIVNAKETNEDELGLMMAGIRRGEGA is encoded by the coding sequence ATGGAATATGTAGTGGAGATGCTAAATATAACAAAAGAGTTTCCTGGCATTATAGCGAACGATAATATTACACTACGATTAAAAAAAGGGGAAGTTCATGCTTTATTAGGCGAAAACGGAGCAGGGAAATCAACTTTAATGTCCGTCCTTTTTGGAATGTACACACCTGAAAAAGGGATTATAAAGGTCAAGGGTAAAGAAGTTAAAATCGCAAACCCAAATGTTGCAAATGAACTAGGAATTGGAATGGTTCATCAACATTTTAAATTAGTTTCAAACTTTACAGTAACTGAAAATATTATTCTTGGTCTTGAGCCAAAAAAAGGGTTAGTAGTCGATATTAAGACAGCTGCAAAGCGTATTGAAGAGCTTTCTAAAACTTATGGCTTAAATGTTGATCCATATGCAAAGATTGAAGATATCTCTGTAGGGATGCAGCAAAGGGTTGAGATTTTAAAAACATTATACCGTAATGCAGAAGTATTAATATTAGACGAACCAACAGCGGTACTTACTCCACAAGAGATTCAAGATTTAATGAAAATCATTAAAAATTTAATTAATGAAGGTAAATCAATCATTATCATCACACATAAATTAAAAGAAATCAAAGCTGTTGCTGATCAATGTACAGTTATTCGTCACGGAAAATACATTGGTACAGTTGATGTTAAACAAACTTCTGAATCTGAAATGGCCTCTATGATGGTCGGACGTCAGGTGTCTTTCAAGGTAGAGAAAGAAGATTCAAAACCTGGCGAAGTTGTACTAGATGTTAATAATTTAAGTGTTAAAAATAATAAAAAAGTTTTAGGTTTAAAAAATGCTTCTCTACAAGTACGTGCAGGTGAAATCGTTGGTATTGCCGGAGTTGAAGGGAATGGACAATCTGAACTTGTTGAGGCAATAACTGGATTAAGACCGATTGAAGAAGGTTCTATTCTACTAAAAGGCAAAGATATTACAAAGGATAGTATTCGTCAGAGAATTCATAGTGGTATCGCTCATATTCCTGAGGACCGTCAAAAAAGAGGACTTGTTCTTGAATATACAATTGAAGAAAATGTAGTTTTAGAGATTTATAATCAAGAACCATTTTCTAAATATGGCGTATTAGACAAGGCGGCAATAGCTAAACATGCCAAAAAAATTATTGAAGAATTTGATGTGCGATCTGGTGAAGGTGCGAAAACGGTTGTTGAATCTATGTCTGGTGGGAATCAGCAAAAAGCAATCATTGGTCGTGAAATTGAACTTAAACCAGAATTGTTAATTGCGTGTCAGCCAACACGTGGATTGGATGTAGGTTCGATTGAATATATTCATAAGAGATTAATAGAGCAAAGAGATAGTGGAAAAGCTGTTCTACTAATCTCGTTAGAGCTTGAAGAGGTTCTTAATTTATCTGACCGCATTGCAATTGTAAATGCTGGTGAAATCATTGATATTGTTAATGCTAAAGAAACGAATGAAGATGAATTAGGATTAATGATGGCTGGTATAAGGAGAGGTGAAGGGGCATGA
- a CDS encoding ABC transporter permease, producing the protein MDLIIQIFPYAIAYTIPLLIVALGGLFSERSGVVNIGLEGLMVVGGFSSALTISKLQETHQGETWVIWVGILVAVLAGALFSLLHAFASINLHADQVISGIAINMIAGALTIFLARNITGSGNISINGITRTDIPLLKDIPILGDLFFKNTYSTTWLVIAILLISTFVLYKTRLGLRLRACGEYPQAADAAGINVYRVRYLGVIISGAFSGLGGAIILVTYSGEFTGSVAGLGFLAIAALIFGQWKPLGILAATLFFGVATTIANVSQVIPSLAHIPPLALKLFPYVVTLIALVIFSKSSQAPKSVGVAYEKGKR; encoded by the coding sequence ATGGATTTAATTATACAAATTTTCCCATATGCAATTGCCTATACGATTCCATTATTAATCGTAGCATTAGGTGGTTTATTTTCTGAGCGAAGCGGTGTCGTAAATATCGGTTTAGAGGGATTAATGGTTGTCGGAGGTTTTTCAAGTGCCTTAACAATTTCTAAACTTCAAGAAACTCATCAAGGAGAAACATGGGTAATCTGGGTAGGGATTCTAGTTGCAGTTCTTGCAGGTGCTTTATTTTCACTATTACATGCATTCGCAAGTATTAATTTACATGCTGATCAAGTAATTAGTGGTATTGCAATCAATATGATTGCTGGTGCTTTAACGATTTTCTTAGCTAGAAATATAACTGGATCAGGTAATATCAGTATTAATGGTATTACTCGTACAGATATTCCATTATTAAAAGACATTCCGATACTTGGAGATTTATTCTTCAAAAATACGTATTCGACAACATGGTTAGTAATTGCGATTTTATTAATTAGCACATTTGTACTTTATAAAACTCGTCTTGGTTTACGTCTACGTGCGTGTGGTGAATATCCTCAAGCAGCTGATGCAGCGGGTATTAATGTATACCGTGTTCGTTATTTAGGTGTAATTATTTCAGGTGCATTTTCTGGATTAGGTGGAGCTATTATCTTAGTAACATACTCTGGCGAATTTACAGGAAGTGTAGCAGGTCTTGGTTTCTTAGCGATTGCGGCATTAATTTTTGGACAATGGAAACCACTTGGAATTTTAGCTGCAACATTATTCTTTGGTGTAGCTACAACAATTGCCAATGTATCTCAAGTTATTCCAAGTTTGGCTCATATACCACCATTGGCATTAAAGCTATTCCCATACGTAGTAACTTTAATTGCGCTAGTAATATTCTCAAAATCTTCACAAGCACCAAAATCTGTTGGTGTTGCTTATGAAAAAGGTAAACGATAA
- a CDS encoding GntR family transcriptional regulator: MKIKTDTRLLYLQVMDRIKQDIENGIYLPHHKLPSEYELSKIFGVSRATLREALRVLEEENILVRRHGVGTFVKPKPIFRTGIEQLSSVSEMIIDAGKTPGTIFLTSKLLVPTKEDLKSFTITEDDRMHVVERIRTANGEPVVYCIDKLPTNYFKQVPSYEDHSFFSFIQKETGRTIEYSSARIEPIGYHDKVSPLLQCEPDVSLLLIEQLHFDDLNRAVLHSYNYFRADQFSFNVLRKRN; encoded by the coding sequence ATGAAGATTAAAACCGATACCAGATTGCTTTATCTTCAAGTGATGGATCGCATAAAACAAGATATTGAGAATGGTATTTATTTACCACATCATAAGTTACCATCAGAGTATGAGTTATCGAAAATTTTTGGAGTCAGTAGAGCAACATTAAGAGAAGCATTAAGAGTTTTAGAAGAAGAAAATATTTTAGTTAGAAGACACGGAGTAGGGACGTTTGTTAAACCGAAACCGATTTTTAGGACAGGTATTGAACAATTAAGTAGTGTCTCAGAAATGATTATTGATGCTGGTAAAACGCCTGGTACAATCTTCTTAACTTCTAAACTATTAGTTCCTACAAAGGAAGATTTAAAAAGCTTCACAATTACCGAAGATGATCGCATGCATGTAGTTGAAAGAATTCGAACAGCTAATGGAGAACCTGTAGTTTACTGCATTGATAAATTACCAACAAATTATTTTAAACAGGTTCCATCATACGAAGATCATTCATTTTTTTCATTCATCCAAAAAGAAACTGGTCGAACTATCGAATACTCTAGTGCAAGAATTGAGCCAATAGGATACCACGATAAAGTATCCCCTTTGTTACAGTGTGAACCAGATGTTTCATTATTATTAATCGAACAGTTACATTTTGATGACTTAAACCGTGCAGTTTTACATTCTTATAATTACTTCAGAGCGGATCAGTTCAGTTTTAATGTTTTAAGAAAGAGAAATTAA
- a CDS encoding ribonuclease, producing the protein MILYTIMPLESIYPVDQKEYTSQQFMEYNGVPMLVDSVGGTAFEIRRIVSTDPEHYMQYSPGQRILVFPS; encoded by the coding sequence TTGATTCTTTATACAATTATGCCACTTGAATCGATTTATCCTGTTGATCAAAAAGAATATACCTCACAGCAATTTATGGAATACAATGGTGTTCCTATGTTAGTTGATAGTGTTGGGGGGACAGCTTTTGAAATTAGAAGAATTGTCAGTACCGACCCAGAGCATTATATGCAATATTCACCAGGTCAAAGAATTTTAGTTTTTCCATCTTGA
- a CDS encoding ABC transporter permease, with protein sequence MKKGGIISLIAILLGLIAGAILIFVTGSDPVEGFTYLFQGGLKDPERIGNTLATATPLILTGLSVAFAFRTGLFNIGAAGQMLFAGFCASAVGLTVDLPTLILVPLMVIVAFIAGATWAFIPGLLKARFNVHEVVSTIMMNWIAYWTVYYLVPQYFKGSTETESKMLADSATLKMPFLSSLFGDSYINFGLFVAVIMVIVISFIINRTVLGYELKAVGYNRSAAEYAGISVNRNVILSMMISGGLAGLAGVVQFAGNSSLIQIGVLPTEGFDGIAVALLGMNTPIGVFFSAIFFGILYSGKGFMSAMTSIPPDIADVIIAIIIYFSATSILIKKVIDRITKSRKYKDSNVGEKVK encoded by the coding sequence ATGAAAAAAGGAGGAATCATTTCTCTAATTGCCATTTTATTAGGATTAATAGCTGGAGCAATCTTAATTTTTGTTACGGGTAGTGATCCAGTAGAAGGATTTACTTATTTATTCCAAGGTGGATTAAAGGATCCGGAGCGTATTGGTAATACATTAGCAACTGCTACTCCGTTAATTTTAACTGGACTTTCTGTTGCATTTGCATTTAGAACAGGTTTATTTAATATTGGTGCAGCTGGTCAAATGCTTTTTGCAGGGTTTTGTGCTTCTGCAGTAGGTTTAACTGTTGATTTACCTACACTAATCTTAGTTCCCTTGATGGTTATTGTAGCATTTATCGCAGGTGCAACTTGGGCATTTATTCCAGGATTATTAAAGGCAAGATTTAATGTTCATGAAGTAGTTTCAACAATTATGATGAACTGGATTGCTTATTGGACTGTTTATTATTTAGTTCCACAATATTTTAAAGGTAGTACAGAAACTGAGTCAAAAATGCTTGCAGACTCTGCTACTCTAAAAATGCCATTTTTATCTAGTTTATTTGGAGATTCATATATAAACTTCGGGTTATTTGTTGCAGTTATTATGGTAATCGTTATTTCATTTATCATTAACCGCACAGTATTAGGTTATGAATTAAAAGCTGTAGGTTATAACCGTAGTGCAGCTGAATATGCAGGGATTTCTGTAAACAGAAATGTTATTTTATCAATGATGATCTCAGGTGGACTGGCTGGTTTAGCTGGTGTAGTTCAATTCGCTGGTAACTCTTCATTAATTCAAATTGGTGTTTTACCTACTGAAGGATTCGATGGAATTGCAGTAGCACTTTTAGGAATGAATACGCCAATTGGAGTATTTTTCTCAGCAATATTCTTTGGAATCTTGTATTCTGGTAAAGGTTTTATGAGTGCAATGACTTCAATTCCACCAGATATCGCTGATGTTATTATTGCAATCATTATCTATTTCTCTGCAACGAGTATTTTAATTAAAAAAGTTATTGATCGAATAACTAAATCACGCAAGTACAAGGACAGCAATGTAGGAGAGAAGGTGAAATAA